Proteins encoded by one window of Hippoglossus hippoglossus isolate fHipHip1 chromosome 15, fHipHip1.pri, whole genome shotgun sequence:
- the LOC117775619 gene encoding LOW QUALITY PROTEIN: lutropin-choriogonadotropic hormone receptor-like (The sequence of the model RefSeq protein was modified relative to this genomic sequence to represent the inferred CDS: inserted 2 bases in 1 codon), with protein MTRQEWHEIAQSVTLETIETLAFNNXNVSEISIQNTRSLMHIGRQTFNNLPKLHYLSISNTGITVYPDITAIHSLESEFILDICDNLHLLEISPNAFIGLTKEYITMNLYNKGIREIQDYAFNGTKIDKLVLNSNRNLRVIRRDAFKGATGPGVLDVSATPLTKLPPQGLESVLVLLAQSAYALKSLQPLQGLRSLREAHLTYTSHFCALLSWDAQRDFPPIKSCANPFLDAIFTKAFRKDVYRLMSAMGCCKKSKVDINE; from the exons ATGACACGACAGGAGTGGCA TGAGATTGCTCAGAGCGTAACCCTGGAAACCATCGAGACATTAGCGTTTAACAA CAATGTCTCTGAAAT CTCAATCCAGAACACAAGGAGCCTGATGCACATTGGCAGACAGACCTTTAACAATCTACCCAAGCTACATTACCT GAGCATATCAAACACTGGGATCACAGTTTACCCTGACATCACCGCTATTCATTCTCTTGAATCAGAGTTCATCTT GGATATCTGTGACAACCTGCATCTACTGGAAATATCTCCAAACGCTTTCATTGGTTTGACTAAAGAATACATTACAAT GAACCTGTATAACAAGGGGATCAGAGAAATACAAGACTATGCCTTCAATGGGACAAAGATAGATAAACT AGTGTTAAATAGCAACCGAAACCTCAGAGTGATCCGCAGAGACGCTTTCAAGGGAGCCACAGGCCCTGGAGTCTT GGACGTTTCAGCGACACCTCTCACAAAGTTACCACCACAGGGGCTGGAGTCGGTCCTGGTGTTGTTGGCTCAGTCAGCATACGCCTTGAAGAGTCTGCAACCTCTGCAGGGACTGAGGAGCCTGCGAGAGGCCCACCTCACCTACACCAGTCACTTCTGCGCTCTGCTGAGCTGGGATGCACAAAG GGACTTTCCTCCCATCAAGTCCTGTGCCAACCCTTTCCTCGACGCCATCTTCACCAAGGCTTTCAGAAAGGATGTGTATCGGCTCATGAGTGCCATGGGCTGCTGCAAAAAAAGCAAGGTGGACATCAATGAGTGA